The sequence ACCTGCAAAAAGGGACGGCCCGCGAGATTATCTCCGCCCGCTTCCACCGGGGGCTGGCGCGGGGAATCGCCGGGGCGGCCGTCCGGGCGGCGCGGGAGAACGGAATCGGGCACGTCGCCCTCACCGGGGGGTGCTTCCAAAACCTGCTCCTCGTCGAGTGGACGGCGCGGGAAATCGAGGCGGCGGGGCTGACGGCGCTCCTGCACCGGCGGGTGCCGCCCAACGACGGCGGGCTTTCCCTGGGGCAGCTATTCCTGGCGGGGCGCATCCTGCGCGAAACATAGGGGCGCCG comes from bacterium and encodes:
- a CDS encoding carbamoyltransferase HypF, which produces LQKGTAREIISARFHRGLARGIAGAAVRAARENGIGHVALTGGCFQNLLLVEWTAREIEAAGLTALLHRRVPPNDGGLSLGQLFLAGRILRET